The DNA segment CGCATTCGTTGCGGCCCGCCTAGGCATCCGCCCGCCCCCACCGCTGCTTCCCGAATTCATCTCCAACAGCAAGGAGCGCGGTGGGCTCGTCATCGTCGGCTCCTACGTACCCAAGTCGAGCGAACAGCTTTCCAAACTCCTCGAGCTCGGTGAACTGAAATCCTTCGAGCTCGACGTGAACGAACTCCTCAGCTCGCAGGACCCAGCGAGCTACCTGCTCTCCCTCGGCGAAACGATCGAAGACGCTCTCGATGCCGGGGAAGACGTAGTCGTCTACACCAGTCGCGGACTCGTATTCAGTGAGGCAAAGGAGCAAAACCTGGACATAGGCGCACGCGTGGCGGACGCCTTGGTAACACTAGCCAAAAACCTCAAGAGCAGTCCCGGTTTCGTCATCGCAAAGGGCGGCATCACTTCCAGCACCATCGCTACCGAGGCATTGAGGATTCGCAAAGCCCAAGTGCTCGGTCAACTGGTTCCGGGAGTTCCCGTTTGGCGAGCCTCGGAAGACGCGCGCTTTCCCAAGATCGACCTTGTTATCTTCCCCGGAAACGTGGGAGGACCCGATTCGCTTTGCGAAGCCTACCACAAGCTCAAGCGTATCCGCTAGACTCTTACAAGGTCCTTAACGGATCAGTGGAAGGCAGCTTAAAGTCGCGGCAGAAACGGTGTTCAGTGCAGGCTGGGAACATTCCCTTTCTAACGAACGACAGCCCCCCGCAACACCATGAAAATCGTAGACTTCCAGTCTCTCGTCCTGGGTACCCCATGGCGTAACATCAGCTACCTCGTTATCGAGCTTGAAGACGGCACGACCGGAATCGGCGAATCTCGCATCCTCGGCAAAACGCAGACGCTACACACCTACTTCCAAGACATCAAGCGCCACATCATAGGCCATGATGTCCACGATATCGAAGCGCTCTACGAACGCATTACCCTGCTCGACTTCGGGGTTGCCCACGAGTTGGAGATGACCGCGCTCGCCATGATCGAGATGGCCCACTGGGACTGCATCGGCAAACTCGCCAAGCAACCCGTCTACAAGCTACTCGGCGGCAAAGTACGCGACAAGGTGCCAGCCTACGCGAACGGCTGGTACAAAGGCCCCCGCACGCCAGAGCTCTTTCACGAGGCTGCTAAAAAGGTAGTGAAAGCTGGATACACTGGACTGAAGTTCGACCCCTTCGGAGCAGGAAACTTGGAGCTCTCGCGACAAGAGTACAAGCTGTCCTTCGACATCATCGAAGCCGTTGCCGACGCCATCGGGGACAACGCTCAAATGCATATCGAAATGCACGGGCGCTTCGCTCCGCACCAAGCGGTAGAGATAGCAAGAGACATCGAACACTACAAGCCAGCTTGGATCGAAGAACCTTGCCGTCCCGAGGACTTGCCCGCCCTCAAGCAAGTTGCCCAACACACCACAATCCCCATCGCTACCGGCGAACGCCTCTATTCCGCGAACCAATTCCGCGAGCTCTTTGAACTCCGCTGCGTAAACGTCGTGCAGCTCGACCTAACCCAATGCGGAGGCATCCTCGAATCGAAGAAGATCTGCTCAACCGCCGAGACCTACAGCGTGATGGCAGCCCCCCACAACGTGGGTGGCATCGTATCCACTCTCGCGAGCCTGCATCTCATCCTAACCCTGAGAAACGGTAAGATTCTCGAACACTTCAACGACTTCACCGACCAATTTGTCAAAAAGGCAGGCCATCCGTATCCAGAAGTTGTAGACGGTCACTTTTCCGTGCCGGAAGGACCAGGCTGGGGGATCGAGCTCGACATGGACTTCATCCGAGCTCATCCGCCTGCTATCGAAAACGGAATCATCCTCGACCCTGGACTCAACATGTTCAAGAAGGCCAACTGGGCCCAGCGCGACGACAAATAAAGCCCCTCCTCCCCAATACGCAAATCACGATCACCATGCCCAATTCAGACATTCCCGCCACCGACGCGCTCGTCCGCTCCGAAAAACGCTTCGCCGACGGAGCTCAATACCGTATCGAAATCCCCAGTACGGAAACGCCTAAAGCGTTTCGCGTCGCTCTCGAAGAAGCGGACAAGATCGGCTGCCCTATCCATCGAGTGAGCCAAGGATCCGGCATTCAAATGCTCAGCGACGACGATATGCGCGAATACGCGAAAATCGGCGCCGACCGGGCTATCGAGGTGTGCCTCTTCACAACTCCGAGAGCCGGCTTCGACATCGGCGGTATGTGGAACGCTCCCGCCGGCAAGTTTATCCAGTGGCAAGTACGCGGCTCCGACCAGCTCCGTTACAGCCTCGACGAAGTAAAAAGAGCGGTGGACCTCGGCATCCGCAGCTTCCTGCTCGCCGACATCGGACTCATCGAAATCGTCAGCGAACTGAGGGCTCAAGGGCAGCTTCCTTCCAACCTCATCATAAAATCTTCTGCCGTCATCGCGCCCGCAAATCCCGCCAGCTGCCGCATCCTCGAACGCATCGGTAGCGACACCATCAACGTCGCGACCGACCTCACGATTCAGCAGCTCAGCGCCATCCGCCAGGTCGTATCCGCTCCCATCGACATGTACGTGGAAGCCCCCGACGGACTCGGCGGTTTCGTGCGTCACCACGAAACGCCCGACATGATCACTTTTGCGGCGCCGCTCTACGTAAAGCTCGGGCTGCGCAATTCCCCCGATATCTATCCCTACGGCGGCCACTTGGAGAATCTCGCCCTCAGCCTCACCCGCGAACGCGTGCGTCGCTCCAAGCTTGTCTACGACCTCATACAACGTCAGGCTCCCGAAGCTATTATCTCTGCAACAAACCAGAGCCACGCCGACCTAGCCGTACCCGCCACCCAATGACAAGACCATTAAAATCCGCCCTCTTTGCCCTCGTCTTACTGCCCGGAGCCTTTGCCGAGTGGAAAACGCTGGAGACGAACGGCGAGCCAGTGGCCCGCCACGAAGCCGGCTTCCTCGACGTAGAAGACAAGGCTTACCTCGTCGGCGGACGACGCATCAATCCTGTCAGCATCTTCGATCCCGCGACCAACACCTGGACCCAGGGAGCCGCCTCCCCCATCGAGATCCATCACTTCCAACCGGTCGAATACAAAGGCGAAATCTGGGTAGTGGGCGCCATGACGGGCAAATTTCCCAACGAAACGCCGGTAGAGAAGGTTCTCATCTACAATCCGGAGAAGGACGCATGGCGCTGGGGTCCCGAAATCCCCGAAGGCCGTGCCCGCGGCGGAGCAGGCGTCAGCCTTTATGAAGGAAAAATTTACCTGAGCGCCGGCATCACGCGCGGCCACATGGGCGGCTTCATTCCCTGGCACGACGTCCTCGATCCCGAAACCGGCGAATGGACCCAACTCCCCGACGCCCCCCACGCCCGCGACCACTTCCAGTCCGCAGTGCTCGACGGAAAGCTCTACCTCGCAGGCGGACGGCAAACCTCTCGCGAAACCAACGAGGTCTTCTCCCGCACCGTGGCTCCGGTCGACGTCTACGATTTTGCCTCCGGAACCTGGAGCACGCTCGAAAAGGAACTGCCTACTCCGAGAGCGGGCAACACCACTTTCAGTTTCGGACGCAAGGTCATCGTGATCGGCGGCGAGACCGGACACAACCAAACCGCCCACGCCGAGGTCGAGGCTTACGACGTAGATGCCCGAAATTGGCAGTCGCTCCCTTCCCTCAACCGCGGTCGCCACGGTACCGGCGTCGCCATTATCAAGTGTACCCTGTACACCGCCTCCGGCTCCGGCAATCGTGGCGGTCGCCCCGAGCTCTCCGACATCGAAGCCACTCCCTGCGAGACCTTCCACTAGAGCTGCCAAAAACAAAAGCCTAGTACCGCGAAAACAAGGTCTGGAGGGACGAGTGACTTGTGTCACTGCGTTCGGTACCACCTCGTCCGCAGACAGGCGAGACCCATTCTCTGCAGGACGAATCTTTAGCCGATCCAACGCGTTCACCAACACGATCGCTACTTTTTTATCGCCCCAGATTGAGCGATCCTATGCTCTCTGGGGTTTCTCATTCGCCCAAAGTTTATGTCGACGATCGCCAAAGCTCCCTTTCACGTGATGACCAAGCCCATTGGTCCGATTTGCAACCTCGATTGCAAGTACTGCTTCTACCTGGAAAAGGAAGCCCTCTACACCGACGGCAAATGGCGCATGGCTCCGGACGTGCTGGAAAACTACATTCGCCAGTACATCGAGGCTCAACCCACCCAGCACGTCAGCTTCGCTTGGCAAGGCGGCGAGCCCACCCTCTTGGGCGTCAACTTCTTCCGCAAGGTAGTGGAGCTGCAAAAGCAATACGCTAACGGCAAAACGATCGAAAACGCGCTGCAAACAAACGCAACCTTGCTCGACGACGAATGGGCCGGCTTCCTCAAGGAAAACGACTTCCTCATCGGCGTTTCCATCGATGGTCCCAAGGAGATCCACGACGCCAACCGCGTCGACAAAAAGGGCAATTCCACCTTCGACGAGGTAATGCGCGGCATCGAAGTCTTGCAGAAAGGCGACGTACGCTTCAACACCCTGACCTGCCTCAACCGCGTCACCTCCAAGAAGCCGCTCGAAATCTACCGCTTCCTCAAAGGCATCGGCAGCGAATTCCAGCAGTTCATCCCGATCGTCGAACGCCGCCCTGGCCAACAAGCCAGGCAATGGGGACTCGACCTCGCCGCTCCCGAGGAAGGCGTGGTGGACGACGAGAAGCTCCCCGTATTCGGCTGGAGCGTGCTACCGGAAGATTTCGGCGACTTCTACATTAAGATATTCGATAAGTGGATACGAAAAGATGTGGGTACCATCTTCGTGCAGCTGTTCGAAACAGCTCTCAGCAAATGGCTGGGCACCCCCGGCGGACTCTGCGTGCACGCCGAAACCTGTGGCGACGCCCTTGCGGTCGAGCATAATGGAGACCTCTATTCCTGCGACCATTTCGTGTATCCACAATACAAGCTCGGCAACCTGAAAGACACTCCGCTAGTCGACTTGGTCAGCCTGCCGAAACAACGGCAATTCGGTCTCAACAAACGCGATACGCTGCCCGACTACTGCAAGAGGTGCGAAGTGCGTTTCGTCTGCAACGGAGGCTGTCCGAAGGACCGCTTCCTGCACACTCCAGACGGTCAGCCCGGTCTGCACTATCTCTGCAAAGGCTACCGCAAGTTCTTCAATCACATCGACGTGCCCATGCGCGCCATGGCCCACCTTAATCGCAACCGCCGCCCCGCCAGCGAAATCATGGAACTGGCCATCAACAAGAAGCTCCCCGGCTACAAGCCGATGAAGTGAGTGCCGTTGTAGGAGCGAGCTTGCTCGCGAACCACATTCGATAATCGCGAGCAAGCTCGCTCCTACACCGCCGTCCCTAGCAGGTCGCCGACCTTGGCGTATACCTCCAACTGCTTCGCTCCGTTGGCCGCGAGATCATCCGCCAACTTAACCCGGTCACGCTCGAATAAGGTGATCACGCAGGAACCACCGAAAGCGAAGTATCCCAGCTCGCCTCCCTTTCGAACCGAATCCCCTTCCTTTGCCGTCATGAAAATCGAGCCCACGCAGGTCGCCCCGATCGCAATGAAACAAACACGACCCAAGTCTGGCGTATCAATCACCGTCAACACCCGCTTGTTTTCCCAAAGGTAGCCCATCGACTGCCTCAGAGCGATGGGACTCACGCTGTAGAGCGGCCCATTGATCAAGCGCTGCTCCACAATCTTGCCCGCCACCGGAGAGTGATAGCGATGGTAGTCTACCGGACAAAGTCGCGATATCACTGCCGTGCCTCTCGGGTAGTTGTCAGCCAATGACACGCTACCAAGCAAGGCCTTCAAGTCGAAGAATTGACCTTTGGCAAACAAGCCCTCCACCTCGCCCAAATTGGAAATTCCGAGGTGCCGCGCATCCGCTGGCAGAGCGATTTCCCTCTCACCCTGCACTAGAGGGCGGGCCGAATCCTTGAGCTTGCGATAGAAGAAGTCGTTAAAACTTGAATACGTTTCCACTCCCTCCAAAAACTCGCCTTCGTCAAGGCCGTAGGTTTCTATAAAGGGCCGTATCCGCCGAGCGCTGACAGGCTTGTTCATGCGCCAACCATACCAGTGCGAAAAGATGGCACGCTTAGCGAGCAGCCAAAGCCCAATCTTACCCATGTTCGTCTCGTAGGTCCAACGCAGAAATCCTTCCCCGTAAACTTCCTCAACCTCTTCCTGCCCGCTGTAGCGGTTATAAAACCGGATTTCCGACATCACTTTCAAAAACAATTTTTGACCACAGATTTCTCAGATTTTTCAGGATCTAATGAGTAGATCTTTTAGATTCGATCCGTTCAAATCTGAGAAATCTGTGGTTAAGAAACTCCCTTCAATCACATTCTAAAATTCCGCGTGACCTGGGACGCGTGGATACGGGATCACGTCGCGAATATTCGCTACGCCCGTGATGAACATGAGCAAGCGCTCGAATCCGAGGCCGAAGCCCGCGTGCGGCACGCTACCATATTTTCTTAAGTCTACATACCACCAGTAGTCTTCTTCCGAGATCCCGTGGGCTTTCATGTTCTCCAGCAGCAGCTCAAGCCGCTCCTCGCGTTGGCTGCCGCCCACGATTTCGCCGATTCCCGGTACCAGCACGTCCATGGCCGCGACCGTCTTTCCGTCGTCGTTGGCCCGCATGTAGAAGGGCTTCAAGTTCTTCGGATAATCGTAGACCGTAACCGGACTCTTGAAATGCTCCTCCGTCAAGTAGCGTTCATGCTCCGACTGCAGGTTCACTCCCCACTCCACCCGGTTGTCGAATTTCTTGCCCGAAGCCAACAGGATTTCCACCGCCTCCGTGTAGGTGACTCGCTGGAAGGGACGCGAGAGCACGAACTCGAGCCGCTGCTTCAGCTCCTTGTCCACGAAGTTGAAAAACAATGACAAGTCCTCTTCGCAGGTCTCCATGACCTCCGCGATCACCGACTTCACGAATTCCTCGGCAAGATCCATGTCGGCCGCTAAGTCGCAAAATGCCATCTCCGGCTCGATCATCCAAAACTCGCTCGCATGGCGGCTCGTATGGGAATTTTCAGCGCGAAAGGTCGGACCAAAGGTGTAGATGTTTCCGAGAGCGGTCGCGTAAGTCTCGCCTTCCAACTGCCCGCTCACCGTCAGGTATGCCGCTCGCCCGAAGAAGTCTTCCTTGAAATCGACCTCG comes from the Pelagicoccus enzymogenes genome and includes:
- a CDS encoding Kelch repeat-containing protein produces the protein MTRPLKSALFALVLLPGAFAEWKTLETNGEPVARHEAGFLDVEDKAYLVGGRRINPVSIFDPATNTWTQGAASPIEIHHFQPVEYKGEIWVVGAMTGKFPNETPVEKVLIYNPEKDAWRWGPEIPEGRARGGAGVSLYEGKIYLSAGITRGHMGGFIPWHDVLDPETGEWTQLPDAPHARDHFQSAVLDGKLYLAGGRQTSRETNEVFSRTVAPVDVYDFASGTWSTLEKELPTPRAGNTTFSFGRKVIVIGGETGHNQTAHAEVEAYDVDARNWQSLPSLNRGRHGTGVAIIKCTLYTASGSGNRGGRPELSDIEATPCETFH
- a CDS encoding mandelate racemase/muconate lactonizing enzyme family protein, which gives rise to MKIVDFQSLVLGTPWRNISYLVIELEDGTTGIGESRILGKTQTLHTYFQDIKRHIIGHDVHDIEALYERITLLDFGVAHELEMTALAMIEMAHWDCIGKLAKQPVYKLLGGKVRDKVPAYANGWYKGPRTPELFHEAAKKVVKAGYTGLKFDPFGAGNLELSRQEYKLSFDIIEAVADAIGDNAQMHIEMHGRFAPHQAVEIARDIEHYKPAWIEEPCRPEDLPALKQVAQHTTIPIATGERLYSANQFRELFELRCVNVVQLDLTQCGGILESKKICSTAETYSVMAAPHNVGGIVSTLASLHLILTLRNGKILEHFNDFTDQFVKKAGHPYPEVVDGHFSVPEGPGWGIELDMDFIRAHPPAIENGIILDPGLNMFKKANWAQRDDK
- the asnS gene encoding asparagine--tRNA ligase, coding for MTRLLIADLMKSEGERDAVLLQGWVRTRRDSKTFFFLEVNDGSCLKSMQVVVNETAEGYSDSKGVTTGSSVSVKGRLVRSQGKGQMWEIQADSLELVGGADETFPLQKKRHSNEYLREIAHLRPRTNLFGAVFRIRSKLAFAIHRFFNDRQFFYVHTPIVTASDCEGAGELFRVSTLDPKNPPLNEEGEVDFKEDFFGRAAYLTVSGQLEGETYATALGNIYTFGPTFRAENSHTSRHASEFWMIEPEMAFCDLAADMDLAEEFVKSVIAEVMETCEEDLSLFFNFVDKELKQRLEFVLSRPFQRVTYTEAVEILLASGKKFDNRVEWGVNLQSEHERYLTEEHFKSPVTVYDYPKNLKPFYMRANDDGKTVAAMDVLVPGIGEIVGGSQREERLELLLENMKAHGISEEDYWWYVDLRKYGSVPHAGFGLGFERLLMFITGVANIRDVIPYPRVPGHAEF
- a CDS encoding U32 family peptidase — protein: MPNSDIPATDALVRSEKRFADGAQYRIEIPSTETPKAFRVALEEADKIGCPIHRVSQGSGIQMLSDDDMREYAKIGADRAIEVCLFTTPRAGFDIGGMWNAPAGKFIQWQVRGSDQLRYSLDEVKRAVDLGIRSFLLADIGLIEIVSELRAQGQLPSNLIIKSSAVIAPANPASCRILERIGSDTINVATDLTIQQLSAIRQVVSAPIDMYVEAPDGLGGFVRHHETPDMITFAAPLYVKLGLRNSPDIYPYGGHLENLALSLTRERVRRSKLVYDLIQRQAPEAIISATNQSHADLAVPATQ
- the asd gene encoding archaetidylserine decarboxylase (Phosphatidylserine decarboxylase is synthesized as a single chain precursor. Generation of the pyruvoyl active site from a Ser is coupled to cleavage of a Gly-Ser bond between the larger (beta) and smaller (alpha chains). It is an integral membrane protein.) codes for the protein MSEIRFYNRYSGQEEVEEVYGEGFLRWTYETNMGKIGLWLLAKRAIFSHWYGWRMNKPVSARRIRPFIETYGLDEGEFLEGVETYSSFNDFFYRKLKDSARPLVQGEREIALPADARHLGISNLGEVEGLFAKGQFFDLKALLGSVSLADNYPRGTAVISRLCPVDYHRYHSPVAGKIVEQRLINGPLYSVSPIALRQSMGYLWENKRVLTVIDTPDLGRVCFIAIGATCVGSIFMTAKEGDSVRKGGELGYFAFGGSCVITLFERDRVKLADDLAANGAKQLEVYAKVGDLLGTAV
- a CDS encoding anaerobic sulfatase maturase, with product MTKPIGPICNLDCKYCFYLEKEALYTDGKWRMAPDVLENYIRQYIEAQPTQHVSFAWQGGEPTLLGVNFFRKVVELQKQYANGKTIENALQTNATLLDDEWAGFLKENDFLIGVSIDGPKEIHDANRVDKKGNSTFDEVMRGIEVLQKGDVRFNTLTCLNRVTSKKPLEIYRFLKGIGSEFQQFIPIVERRPGQQARQWGLDLAAPEEGVVDDEKLPVFGWSVLPEDFGDFYIKIFDKWIRKDVGTIFVQLFETALSKWLGTPGGLCVHAETCGDALAVEHNGDLYSCDHFVYPQYKLGNLKDTPLVDLVSLPKQRQFGLNKRDTLPDYCKRCEVRFVCNGGCPKDRFLHTPDGQPGLHYLCKGYRKFFNHIDVPMRAMAHLNRNRRPASEIMELAINKKLPGYKPMK